In Carya illinoinensis cultivar Pawnee chromosome 9, C.illinoinensisPawnee_v1, whole genome shotgun sequence, the following are encoded in one genomic region:
- the LOC122276129 gene encoding probable inactive leucine-rich repeat receptor-like protein kinase At3g03770, with protein sequence MAKMFHQSLLLALFIIFPFINYSEQLHSSQAQALLRIQRLLNFPFILSSWNNNTDFCNTEPNPSLTVVCYEETITQLHIIGNKRAPLLPRNFSLDSFVTTLVKLPDLKVLTLVSIGLWGTLPGKIARLSSIEILNVSSNFLDGTIPQEFSSLTSLQTLILDDNMFCGQLPDWLSSLSVLTVLSLKKNLFNGSLPSTLSNLENLRVLALSHNEFYGAVPDFKHLTNLQVLDLEDNAFGPQFPQLGSKLVTLILSKNRFRSGIPVEVSSYYQLRLLDISFNTFVGPFPTSILALPSITYLNAAGNRFTGMLFENLSCSPGLEFVDLSSNLLTGRLPSCLLTDSNERVVLYARNCLATGKQNQHPFSFCHNEALAAGIPPHQLKQREASKAVIALGIIGGIIGGIALLGPIFLIVRRINAKRATKFKKPLTRLIEENASAGYSSNILSDARYISQTMKLGALGLPAYRTFSLEELEVATKNFDTSAFMGEGSHGEMYRGRLKDGTIVAVRCLKMKKSHSTENVMPHIELISKLRHRHLVSALGHCFEYYLDDSSVSRIFLVFEYVPNGTLRSWISERHSQRCLTWMQRVAAAIGVAKGIQFLHTGIVPGVYSNNLKITDILLDQNLVAKISSYNLPLLAENVGKVGRGISSSGSKEPIVNARVKDEDKNDVYDFGVILLEIILGRRLKLSNEVTILNDRLQACIAADEAARRSMVDPAVHKACLDKSLRTMMEICVRCLRKDPADRPSIEDVLWNLQYAAQVQDAWCGESQSGEGSPVLPSLSQKLAFQWQDIQRDGSFKRERGHDTSTSEESVR encoded by the exons GCTTCTagctctttttattatttttccttttattaattactcaGAGCAACTGCATTCCTCTCAGGCTCAGGCCCTCTTAAGAATTCAAAGACTTCTAaactttccattcattttaaGCAGCTGGAATAATAATACAGATTTCTGCAACACCGAACCAAATCCATCTTTAACTGTTGTATGCTATGAAGAAACCATAACCCAGCTGCATATAATTGGCAACAAGAGAGCTCCACTTTTACCTCGGAATTTCTCATTGGATTCCTTCGTAACAACACTAGTTAAGCTTCCCGACCTCAAAGTCCTCACATTGGTTTCTATCGGTTTATGGGGAACTTTACCTGGTAAAATTGCGCGGCTTTCATCTATAGAAATTCTTAATGTCAGTTCTAACTTCCTAGATGGCACCATCCCTCAAGAATTTTCATCCCTAACAAGCCTCCAGACACTCATACTCGATGACAATATGTTTTGTGGCCAGCTACCAGATTGGTTGAGTTCACTTTCAGTTCTGACTGTTTTaagtttgaagaagaatttgttCAATGGGTCTCTGCCAAGTACATTGAGTAATTTGGAAAATCTTAGAGTCCTTGCTCTTTCCCATAACGAATTTTACGGAGCTGTCCCTGACTTCAAACATTTGACAAACCTTCAAGTGCTTGACTTGGAAGATAATGCTTTTGGACCTCAGTTTCCTCAACTCGGTAGCAAGTTGGTCACCCTTATCCTGAGCAAGAACAGGTTTAGGTCTGGCATTCCTGTTGAAGTGAGCTCCTATTATCAGCTTCGACTTCTGGATATATCTTTCAATACATTTGTTGGGCCGTTCCCCACATCAATCTTAGCGCTGCCTTCTATTACTTATCTGAACGCTGCAGGGAACAGATTCACAGGAATGCTTTTTGAAAACCTATCGTGTAGTCCAGGCCTTGAATTTGTGGATTTGTCCTCAAATCTTTTGACTGGAAGATTACCTAGCTGTCTACTAACTGATTCCAACGAAAGGGTCGTTCTGTATGCTAGGAATTGTTTGGCTACTGGAAAGCAAAACCAacatccattttcattttgcCACAATGAAGCCTTAGCTGCTGGCATTCCTCCACATCAATTGAAACAGAGAGAAGCTTCTAAAGCGGTTATTGCCTTGGGTATAATTGGAGGAATTATTGGAGGAATTGCACTTCTTGGACCAATTTTCTTGATTGTTAGAAGAATTAATGCCAAGAGagcaacaaaatttaaaaaacccCTGACAAGATTAATAGAAGAGAATGCATCGGCAGGGTACTCTTCAAACATACTTTCTGATGCAA GGTATATATCACAAACAATGAAGCTGGGAGCACTTGGCCTTCCTGCTTATCGAaccttttccttggaagagctTGAGGTGGCTACAAAAAACTTTGACACGTCTGCTTTTATGGGTGAAGGTTCTCATGGGGAG ATGTACAGAGGCCGATTAAAGGATGGTACTATTGTAGCTGTTCGATgcctgaaaatgaaaaaaagccACAGTACTGAAAACGTGATGCCTCATATAGAGCTGATATCAAAACTCAGACATCGCCATTTGGTCAGTGCTCTGGGACACTGCTTCGAATACTACTTGGATGATTCAAGTGTTAGCAGAATATTTCTTGTCTTTGAATATGTTCCGAATGGCACGCTAAGGAGCTGGATCTCTG AGAGGCATTCTCAACGGTGTCTTACATGGATGCAACGAGTAGCAGCTGCAATAGGAGTAGCAAAGGGGATTCAGTTTTTGCATACAGGGATTGTACCTGGTGTATATTCCAATAATCTTAAAATAACAGATATTTTATTGGACCAGAACCTTGTTGCAAAAATTAGCAGTTACAATCTGCCGTTATTGGCTGAGAATGTGGGAAag GTTGGACGTGGGATTTCATCTAGCGGATCCAAAGAACCTATTGTTAATGCAAG GGTCAAAGATGAGGACAAGAATGATGTTTACGACTTTGGAGTGATATTGCTCGAAATCATTCTTGGGAGACGATTAAAATTAAGCAATGAAGTGACCATTTTAAATGATCGG TTACAAGCATGCATTGCAGCTGATGAGGCAGCTCGAAGGAGTATGGTTGATCCAGCAGTGCACAAGGCTTGCTTGGACAAATCATTACGAACAATGATGGAGATTTGTGTTAGGTGTCTACGTAAAGACCCAGCAGATAGACCTTCCATTGAGGATGTTCTCTGGAACTTGCAGTATGCAGCCCAAGTTCAGGATGCCTGGTGTGGGGAATCTCAAAGCGGTGAGGGTTCTCCAGTTTTGCCATCACTATCACAGAAACTCGCCTTCCAGTGGCAGGACATACAG AGAGATGGAAGCTTCAAGAGGGAAAGGGGACATGACACTAGTACATCAGAAGAGTCTGTCCGGTAA
- the LOC122277589 gene encoding 50S ribosomal protein L25 produces MFLQRTTLPWKSLHLRRYTQSTATAVLLHDAGSPLTLLEGEEESFPRPDPKYAETIVAIPRSTSGKSIAAKERKAGRLPSIVFEQEDGQHGGNKRLISVQSNQIRKLINHLGRIFFLSRLFDLEVRSAGFDSVDIVEKVRVLPRKLHLHAATDAPLNVTFIRAPSHAFLKVDVPLVFRGEDVSPGLRKGAYLNTIKRTVKYLCPADVIPPYIDVDLSEMDVGQKVVMGDLKVHPALKLLQSKDEPVCNIVGSRVSDQKKSK; encoded by the exons ATGTTCCTCCAACGCACCACCCTTCCGTGGAAATCCCTTCATCTCCGGCGATACACCCAATCAACCGCCACAGCGGTTCTCCTCCACGACGCCGGTTCCCCTCTGACCCTGCTGGAAGGGGAGGAGGAATCCTTCCCTCGCCCCGACCCCAAGTACGCCGAGACGATCGTCGCGATTCCTCGCTCCACCTCCGGGAAGAGCATCGCCGCCAAGGAGCGCAAGGCCGGGCGCCTTCCTAGCATAGTTTTTGAGCAGGAGGATGGCCAGCACGGCGGCAACAAGCGCCTCATCTCCGTTCAGAGCAACCAGATCCGCAAGCTCATCAACCACCTCGGCCGCATCTTCTTTCTCTCCAGGCTCTTTGATCTCGAGGTCAGGTCTGCCGGCTTTGACTCCGTCGACATTGTGGAGAAGGTCCGCGTTTTGCCTCGCAAG CTTCATCTCCATGCTGCCACAGATGCACCACTCAATGTTACTTTCATTAGGGCCCCATCACATGCTTTCTTGAAAGTTGACGTTCCTCTTGTATTCAGAGGAGAAGATGTATCCCCTGGACTGAGGAAAG GAGCTTATTTGAATACCATCAAGAGAACTGTTAAGTATCTGTGTCCAGCAGATGTGATCCCTCCTTATATTGATGTTGATCTGAGTGAAATGGACGTTGGCCAGAAGGTGGTAATGGGAGACCTAAAGGTTCATCCAGCCTTGAAGCTTCTTCAGTCAAAAGATGAGCCTGTTTGTAATATTGTGGGATCCAGGGTATCTGATCAAAAGAAATCTAAATAA